One genomic segment of Streptomyces sp. TLI_146 includes these proteins:
- a CDS encoding nucleoside 2-deoxyribosyltransferase encodes MSDSRPLGVDGTEGIDLTGVSVFVGGPIQHAIRDDGFHQPLRNTIGDIIEAVSVVHGTVFSAHVAEKFGVDTPLFSPDQVSVRDFGWMRRCDVFVPVLPVDAAGELMRTDGTHVELGWASALGRPIVVVTPMPMAANASHLLRGLPTVADVTVFDLAEARANPVELLRLLEKLGREAVMSK; translated from the coding sequence ATGAGTGACAGCAGGCCGTTGGGCGTCGACGGAACGGAGGGAATCGACCTGACGGGAGTCAGTGTCTTCGTCGGCGGCCCCATCCAGCACGCGATCCGCGACGACGGCTTCCACCAGCCGCTGCGCAACACGATCGGCGACATCATCGAGGCCGTCTCGGTCGTCCACGGCACGGTGTTCTCGGCACATGTCGCAGAGAAGTTCGGTGTGGACACGCCGCTGTTCTCGCCCGATCAGGTCAGTGTGCGGGACTTCGGCTGGATGCGCCGCTGCGATGTGTTCGTACCGGTGCTTCCCGTGGACGCGGCCGGTGAGCTGATGCGCACCGACGGCACCCATGTCGAGCTCGGCTGGGCCTCCGCGCTGGGCAGGCCCATCGTCGTCGTCACCCCGATGCCGATGGCGGCCAACGCCAGTCATCTGCTGCGCGGGCTGCCCACCGTCGCCGACGTCACCGTCTTCGACCTGGCCGAGGCGCGCGCCAACCCCGTCGAACTGCTCCGGCTGCTGGAGAAGCTGGGCCGGGAGGCCGTGATGTCGAAGTGA